The proteins below are encoded in one region of Deltaproteobacteria bacterium:
- a CDS encoding error-prone DNA polymerase, translated as MAYAELHCRSNFSFLEGASHPEELVARATELGLSALAITDLSGLYGVVRAHAAQRELGEGAVRLLYGSELALSVGEETDALLLLARSREGYATLSELVSRGRLRAEKGAFHLTRDEVLATGGKELFVLAGGPRSQLLRLFKKGARAGAARLLGELREAFGDALVLELTRHLRPGDIERSVALQALGQSLGVPSVATNDVHFHDRRRKPVHDVLSCIRLGCALAAAGRRLLPNAERCLKSPAELATLFVDLPGVVERSVELAHACRFRLDEMGYDYPREWVPEGQSAEGYLGQLAREGLIDRLGVGRARELAPQLERELSIIAQLDYAGYFLTMWEVVTYCAREGILCQGRGSAANSLVCFALRITSVSPDQIDMLFERFLSLERHEPPDIDLDIEHDRREQVLQHVYGKYGRERAAMVAEVIRYRHRSAVRDVGKALGLPEQTLLRFSRFVSHGFGQAGGDAARAAGLDAAGRTVRQLLALSEQLLDFPRHLSIHVGGFVLSSEPLCRIVPLENARMPNRTVIAWDKDDLDELRIFKVDLLGLGMLNVIARAFALIEAEHGRRFELGTIPPDDAATYEMIQRADTVGVFQIESRAQMGMLPRLKPRCFYDLVIEVALVRPGPIQGGMVHPYLRRRRGEERVEYPHPSLRPILEKTLGIPIFQEQVMRMAVAVGGYSPGEADQLRRDMAAWRKHGRMERHQERLRAAMRERGIDEDYIRRILQQLEGFASYGFPESHAAAFAHLVYVSSYLKRHYPAEFAVALINAQPMGFYHVSTIVSDAHRHGVAIRGVDVQRSALEATLEERALRLGLASVRGLGDEVARRIVAERGRAGSFASVAELARRVELNRRQLVSLALAGALGSLGGDRRQALWQALALGGSDLVANLPPEEARVAFGPLSAGAVLRLDYLHADSFLERHPLELYRSALAKSGVTRQADLDSLRPGAPVRVAGLVIVRQRPTGPDGAVFMALEDETGLMDIVLRPKIFERHRTLICLAELLFVRGRLQADGDARSILAEELQPIEYACGFRSRDFR; from the coding sequence ATGGCCTACGCCGAGCTGCACTGTCGGTCGAACTTCAGCTTTCTCGAGGGGGCCTCGCATCCCGAGGAGCTGGTCGCGCGGGCCACCGAGCTCGGGCTTTCGGCCCTGGCGATCACCGACCTCTCCGGGCTCTACGGGGTGGTGCGGGCCCACGCCGCGCAGAGGGAGCTCGGCGAGGGGGCCGTGCGGCTCCTCTACGGCAGCGAGCTCGCGCTCTCGGTGGGGGAGGAGACGGACGCGCTCCTTTTGCTCGCGCGGAGTCGCGAGGGCTACGCGACGCTCTCCGAGCTCGTCAGCCGGGGAAGGCTGCGCGCCGAGAAGGGGGCCTTCCACCTGACGCGGGACGAGGTGCTGGCCACGGGGGGCAAGGAGCTCTTCGTGCTCGCGGGAGGTCCGCGCAGCCAGCTCTTGCGGCTCTTCAAGAAGGGGGCCCGGGCCGGCGCCGCGCGGCTCCTCGGGGAGCTCCGGGAGGCCTTCGGCGACGCGCTGGTGCTCGAGCTGACCCGCCACCTGCGCCCGGGGGATATAGAACGATCGGTCGCTTTGCAGGCGCTCGGCCAGAGCCTCGGCGTGCCGAGCGTGGCCACCAACGACGTGCACTTTCACGACCGGCGCCGCAAGCCGGTGCACGACGTGCTGAGCTGCATCCGGCTGGGGTGCGCGCTCGCCGCGGCCGGGCGGCGGCTGCTGCCCAACGCGGAGCGCTGTCTGAAATCCCCCGCGGAGCTGGCGACGCTCTTCGTCGACCTGCCGGGCGTGGTGGAGCGGAGCGTCGAGCTCGCACACGCCTGCCGCTTTCGCCTGGACGAGATGGGCTACGACTACCCGCGCGAGTGGGTCCCCGAGGGGCAGAGCGCGGAGGGCTACCTCGGGCAGCTCGCGCGGGAGGGCCTGATCGACCGGCTCGGCGTGGGGCGTGCGCGGGAGCTCGCCCCGCAATTAGAACGGGAGCTCTCTATCATCGCCCAGCTCGACTACGCCGGCTACTTCCTCACCATGTGGGAGGTCGTGACCTACTGCGCGCGGGAGGGGATCCTCTGCCAGGGCCGAGGCTCGGCGGCCAACTCGCTGGTCTGCTTCGCGCTCCGCATCACCTCGGTCTCGCCGGATCAGATCGACATGCTCTTCGAGCGCTTCCTCTCGCTCGAGCGGCACGAACCCCCGGACATCGACCTGGACATCGAGCACGACCGGCGCGAGCAGGTGCTCCAGCACGTCTACGGCAAGTACGGCCGTGAGCGGGCGGCGATGGTGGCCGAGGTGATTCGCTACCGGCATCGCTCTGCCGTGCGGGACGTGGGCAAGGCGCTCGGGCTCCCCGAGCAGACGCTCCTGCGCTTCAGCCGCTTCGTGAGCCACGGCTTCGGCCAGGCCGGCGGCGACGCGGCCCGCGCGGCGGGACTCGACGCGGCGGGGCGTACCGTGCGTCAGCTCCTCGCCCTCTCCGAGCAGCTCCTCGATTTTCCGCGACACCTCTCGATCCACGTGGGGGGCTTCGTGCTCTCGAGCGAGCCGCTCTGCCGTATCGTGCCCCTCGAGAACGCGCGCATGCCGAACCGCACGGTGATCGCCTGGGACAAGGACGACCTCGACGAGCTCCGCATCTTCAAGGTGGACCTGCTCGGGCTCGGCATGCTGAACGTGATCGCGCGGGCCTTCGCGCTGATCGAGGCCGAGCACGGCAGGCGCTTCGAGCTCGGCACGATCCCTCCGGACGACGCCGCGACCTACGAGATGATCCAGCGCGCCGATACGGTGGGGGTGTTCCAGATCGAGTCGCGGGCCCAGATGGGGATGCTCCCGCGGCTCAAGCCGCGCTGCTTCTACGACCTGGTGATCGAGGTGGCGCTGGTGCGGCCGGGGCCGATCCAGGGGGGGATGGTGCACCCCTACCTCCGGCGGCGGCGCGGCGAGGAGCGGGTGGAGTACCCGCACCCGAGCCTGCGTCCCATTCTAGAAAAGACGCTCGGAATCCCCATCTTCCAGGAGCAGGTGATGCGCATGGCGGTGGCGGTGGGAGGCTACAGCCCGGGGGAGGCGGACCAGCTCCGGCGGGACATGGCCGCCTGGCGCAAGCACGGGCGCATGGAGCGGCATCAGGAGCGGCTGCGCGCGGCGATGCGGGAGCGCGGGATCGACGAGGACTATATTCGCCGCATCCTGCAGCAGCTCGAGGGCTTCGCCTCCTACGGCTTCCCCGAATCGCACGCCGCGGCCTTCGCGCACCTGGTCTACGTCTCGTCCTACCTCAAGCGCCACTACCCGGCGGAGTTCGCGGTGGCGCTGATCAACGCCCAGCCGATGGGCTTCTATCACGTCTCGACGATCGTGAGCGACGCGCACCGCCACGGGGTGGCGATTCGCGGCGTGGACGTGCAGAGGAGCGCGCTCGAGGCCACGCTCGAGGAGCGGGCGCTGCGCCTCGGCCTCGCCTCGGTGCGGGGGCTCGGGGACGAGGTGGCCCGCCGCATCGTCGCCGAGCGGGGGCGGGCGGGGAGCTTCGCCTCGGTGGCGGAGCTCGCGAGGCGCGTGGAGCTGAATCGTCGACAGCTCGTGAGCCTGGCGCTCGCGGGAGCGCTCGGGAGCCTGGGCGGCGACCGGCGGCAGGCGCTCTGGCAGGCGCTGGCCCTCGGCGGGAGCGACCTCGTGGCGAACCTGCCCCCCGAGGAGGCGCGGGTCGCCTTCGGGCCGCTCTCCGCGGGCGCCGTGCTGCGGCTCGATTACCTCCACGCCGACAGCTTCCTCGAGCGGCACCCGCTCGAGCTCTATCGGAGCGCGCTCGCGAAGAGCGGGGTGACGCGCCAGGCGGATCTCGACAGCTTGCGTCCCGGGGCGCCGGTGCGCGTAGCGGGGCTCGTGATCGTGCGCCAGCGCCCGACGGGGCCGGATGGGGCGGTCTTCATGGCGCTCGAGGACGAGACGGGGCTGATGGACATCGTCTTGCGGCCGAAGATCTTCGAGCGGCATCGCACGCTGATCTGCCTGGCCGAGCTGCTCTTCGTGCGGGGGCGCCTCCAGGCCGACGGGGACGCGCGGAGCATCCTGGCCGAGGAGCTTCAGCCGATCGAGTACGCCTGCGGCTTTCGCTCGCGCGATTTCCGGTGA
- a CDS encoding DNA polymerase Y family protein — translation MIRTACIWIPRFELAARLRESPELRGQPVILADAAATRARVLEATPEAEAAGLQPGLSMVTARALCPEAVIVPPDAAFLRAARKEVLAALYAFAEGVGRDEQGAFFLSLAGCERLHPDEKVLGEKLARTVRALGYEGRVAIAGSALAAWSVARAGAEGAPATVIPPGEDRASLAALPLEALPMPEGMARLLGLLGIEAVGGLERLPPGALALRFGKAGLELEEQARGSTTSRFRVEEPVQVEEVLQELDEPLEELEALLFVGKSVLDRLLTQVARSRRVVVTLELTLRLAIYSRRSHEAHEPHEGHAGAGLPELTHRLRPARPTLNSRTLLELLRLWLSSQELPAPVAAFGLRAVEVGCASARQLDLFARQQEHDREALATICSRLVATFGREAVVRPRLVERHLPEARLSWMPLEGTELASLASPRRAWQEERPAAAPAAFPVLCLIEPPRPVTFEGARIDLSSVAEEGPARAARGRHLQRVVAREGPYRLQGEWWATGFEREYWLVRTAEGAVLWLFRSQGEWHVQAYVD, via the coding sequence ATGATCCGCACGGCCTGCATCTGGATCCCACGCTTTGAGCTCGCGGCCCGGCTGCGGGAGTCGCCGGAGCTGCGTGGGCAACCGGTGATCCTGGCCGACGCGGCGGCGACGCGCGCGCGGGTGCTCGAGGCCACGCCCGAGGCAGAGGCCGCGGGTTTGCAGCCGGGGCTCTCCATGGTCACGGCCCGGGCCCTGTGCCCCGAGGCGGTGATCGTGCCACCGGATGCGGCCTTTCTGCGCGCCGCGCGCAAGGAGGTGCTCGCGGCGCTCTACGCCTTCGCCGAGGGGGTGGGGCGGGACGAGCAGGGGGCCTTCTTCCTCTCGCTCGCGGGGTGCGAGCGGCTGCACCCCGACGAGAAGGTGCTCGGCGAGAAGCTCGCGCGAACGGTGCGGGCTCTGGGCTACGAGGGGCGCGTGGCCATCGCCGGCAGCGCGCTGGCCGCCTGGTCGGTGGCGCGCGCGGGGGCGGAGGGGGCACCGGCGACGGTCATTCCTCCGGGCGAGGATCGCGCGAGCCTGGCCGCGCTCCCGCTCGAGGCCTTGCCCATGCCCGAGGGGATGGCGCGGCTGCTGGGCCTCCTCGGGATCGAGGCGGTGGGCGGGCTCGAGCGCCTTCCGCCGGGGGCTTTGGCCCTGCGCTTCGGCAAGGCCGGGCTCGAGCTGGAGGAGCAGGCGCGCGGAAGCACGACCTCGCGCTTTCGCGTGGAAGAGCCGGTCCAGGTCGAGGAGGTGCTCCAGGAGCTGGACGAGCCGCTCGAGGAGCTAGAGGCGCTGCTCTTCGTCGGCAAGAGCGTGCTCGATCGACTTTTGACCCAGGTGGCGCGCAGCCGTCGCGTGGTGGTGACGCTCGAGCTCACGCTTCGGCTGGCGATCTATTCGCGGCGGTCGCACGAGGCGCACGAGCCGCACGAGGGGCATGCCGGTGCGGGCCTGCCCGAGCTCACGCACCGCCTTCGCCCCGCGCGTCCGACGCTGAACAGCCGCACGCTCCTCGAGCTCCTGCGGCTCTGGCTCTCGTCGCAGGAGCTTCCGGCGCCGGTGGCAGCGTTCGGCTTGCGGGCGGTGGAGGTGGGCTGCGCGAGCGCCCGGCAGCTCGATCTTTTCGCGCGGCAGCAGGAGCACGACCGCGAGGCCCTGGCCACGATCTGCAGCCGTCTCGTCGCCACGTTCGGCCGGGAGGCGGTGGTGCGCCCGCGCCTCGTCGAGCGCCATCTGCCGGAGGCGCGACTTTCCTGGATGCCGCTCGAGGGGACGGAGCTGGCCTCTCTCGCGTCGCCGCGTCGTGCGTGGCAGGAAGAGCGCCCTGCCGCGGCTCCGGCGGCGTTTCCGGTGCTTTGCCTGATCGAACCGCCCCGCCCCGTGACCTTCGAGGGGGCGCGCATCGACCTTTCGTCCGTCGCGGAGGAGGGGCCGGCGCGAGCGGCTCGCGGTCGCCATTTGCAGCGCGTGGTGGCGCGCGAGGGCCCGTATCGGCTGCAGGGCGAGTGGTGGGCCACGGGCTTCGAGCGGGAGTACTGGCTCGTGCGAACCGCGGAGGGAGCCGTGCTCTGGCTCTTCCGGAGCCAGGGCGAGTGGCACGTGCAGGCCTACGTGGATTGA